In a genomic window of Aeromicrobium panaciterrae:
- the yidD gene encoding membrane protein insertion efficiency factor YidD: MKYPIIWFLKAYRFAISPLYGQVCRYHPTCSAYALQAVETHGAIRGVYLAARRVMRCHPWAAGGYDPVPQTHSLKNVNQHRGEQCSAS; the protein is encoded by the coding sequence ATGAAGTACCCGATCATCTGGTTCCTGAAGGCCTATCGCTTCGCGATCAGCCCGCTGTACGGCCAGGTGTGTCGTTACCATCCGACCTGCTCCGCCTACGCTTTGCAGGCCGTGGAGACTCATGGTGCGATCCGAGGGGTTTATCTGGCTGCGCGTCGCGTGATGCGGTGCCATCCCTGGGCCGCCGGTGGATATGACCCCGTCCCACAGACACACAGTCTCAAGAACGTGAACCAGCACAGAGGAGAACAATGTTCGGCTTCCTAG
- the trxB gene encoding thioredoxin-disulfide reductase: protein MSDDVRNLIIIGSGPSGYTAAIYAARANLNPLVFEGSVTAGGALMNTTDVENFPGFEDGIMGPELMDKLRAQAERFGAELITDDVTAVDLQGDIKTVSLADGKTYKAKAVVLAMGSGYRKLEVEGEDRLSGHGVSWCATCDGFFFREQNIVVVGGGDSALEEATFLTRFASKVTLVHRRGELRASKIMQDRAFANDKIEYAWNSEVAEIHGTDKLEGLTLRDTVTGELRKLDATGLFIAIGHDPRSELLKGQVELDDEGYVLVKPGTTETNVRGVFASGDLVDHTYRQAITAAGTGCAASLDAERYLADIEHGISVSA from the coding sequence ATGAGCGACGACGTACGCAACCTCATCATCATCGGCTCGGGACCTTCGGGCTACACCGCTGCGATCTACGCTGCCCGTGCCAACCTCAACCCTCTGGTCTTCGAGGGTTCGGTGACGGCTGGCGGCGCCCTGATGAACACGACTGACGTTGAGAACTTCCCCGGCTTCGAGGACGGCATCATGGGCCCCGAGCTCATGGACAAGCTGCGCGCCCAGGCCGAGCGCTTTGGTGCCGAGCTGATCACTGACGACGTCACCGCTGTCGACCTCCAGGGTGACATCAAGACCGTCAGCCTCGCCGATGGCAAGACCTACAAGGCCAAGGCTGTTGTCCTCGCCATGGGCTCCGGCTACCGCAAGCTTGAGGTCGAGGGCGAGGACCGACTCTCGGGTCACGGCGTCAGCTGGTGTGCGACGTGTGATGGCTTCTTCTTCCGTGAGCAGAACATCGTCGTCGTCGGCGGTGGCGACTCTGCACTCGAGGAAGCCACCTTCCTGACCCGCTTCGCGAGCAAGGTGACTCTGGTCCATCGCCGCGGTGAGTTGCGAGCCAGCAAGATCATGCAGGACCGTGCGTTCGCCAACGACAAGATCGAGTACGCCTGGAACTCCGAGGTCGCCGAGATCCACGGAACCGACAAGCTCGAGGGCCTTACTCTTCGCGACACCGTGACCGGTGAGCTCCGCAAGCTGGATGCGACCGGACTCTTCATCGCGATCGGACACGACCCGCGATCGGAGCTCCTCAAGGGCCAAGTCGAGCTCGACGACGAGGGCTACGTTCTCGTCAAGCCCGGCACGACCGAGACCAACGTACGAGGAGTGTTCGCTTCCGGCGACCTCGTCGACCACACCTACCGCCAGGCCATCACGGCCGCCGGCACAGGCTGCGCTGCATCACTCGATGCCGAGCGCTACCTCGCTGACATCGAGCACGGAATATCTGTCAGCGCCTGA
- a CDS encoding R3H domain-containing nucleic acid-binding protein, producing the protein MSDLAKELEKEGDIAADFLEELLDIADLDGDIDMDVDGDRAAVEIVGGNLDHLVGRDGEVLDALQELTRLAVYRETGERSRLMLDVAGFRAARRTELVAVAEGAVEKVKGGEASVSLSAMTPFERKVVHDAVAAAGLNSASEGVEPQRYVVVLPASE; encoded by the coding sequence ATGAGTGACCTCGCGAAAGAACTGGAGAAGGAAGGCGACATCGCCGCCGACTTCCTCGAAGAACTGCTCGACATTGCTGACCTCGATGGCGACATCGACATGGACGTCGATGGCGACCGTGCAGCCGTTGAAATCGTCGGTGGCAACCTTGACCACCTGGTCGGTCGCGACGGCGAAGTGCTTGACGCTCTGCAGGAGCTGACTCGCCTCGCGGTTTACCGCGAGACCGGTGAGCGCAGCCGTCTGATGCTCGACGTTGCAGGTTTCCGTGCCGCACGCCGTACCGAGTTGGTCGCAGTTGCCGAAGGCGCTGTAGAGAAGGTCAAGGGTGGCGAGGCGTCTGTGTCCTTGTCGGCCATGACGCCGTTCGAGCGCAAGGTTGTCCACGACGCCGTTGCAGCCGCCGGACTCAACAGCGCGTCAGAAGGCGTCGAGCCCCAGCGCTACGTCGTCGTCCTGCCGGCCTCGGAGTGA
- a CDS encoding protein kinase family protein, with amino-acid sequence MSDRRPLASGDVLAHRYELQDLVSEKLGSTTWRAHDQILNRNVGIEMLSSSDPRADHFLEAARESTSVTDPRFLRVLDLIEDEQRHHLVVREWARAFPLDQLLAQSPLPNRRAATVVAEVAEAIAHAHEHGVYHRRLTPHQVLLKESGAVRVVGLGVTTALSPVGRHDSLADLQAYEQLDVQALGKLLYACLVSRWPGAQVDGLRAAPTEHGRLLRPRQVRAGVARDVDTVADRILGVPPLHHESPLRSAADIARTLRLSGEDEEVHDEQPSLTGISSPDLLRLDPVIRPVGPPPGLEPPRRRPKAYEPAPPTTMERNVERARLAAKGDRGLVLLGVGVVVLIATVLAFLVGRSTNDSPSDAIDESSPIRILPVQRVGDFDPFGDDGEENPGLARRAIDGKLITGWQTSNYLGSASLGGLKDGVGLVFDLGGPREVDSVRILLGGTPTDLSIYIAPPDEKKVPRTLKDLRQVAVLDGAGVDASMSLESGEVTRYLIVWLRKVPEVEPGSFRGEIREVVIRGRS; translated from the coding sequence ATGAGCGACAGGCGGCCACTGGCCTCCGGAGATGTGCTCGCGCACCGTTACGAACTCCAGGACCTCGTAAGCGAAAAGCTCGGCTCGACGACGTGGCGGGCACACGACCAGATTCTCAACCGCAATGTCGGCATCGAGATGCTGTCGAGCTCCGATCCGCGTGCCGATCACTTCCTCGAAGCGGCGCGCGAGTCCACGTCGGTCACGGACCCTCGATTCTTGCGAGTTCTCGACCTGATCGAGGACGAACAGCGCCACCACCTCGTCGTACGTGAATGGGCACGCGCGTTCCCGCTCGATCAGCTGCTGGCTCAGTCACCCCTGCCCAACCGCCGTGCGGCAACGGTCGTGGCTGAAGTTGCAGAGGCGATCGCTCACGCGCACGAGCACGGCGTTTACCACCGCCGCCTCACCCCGCACCAGGTACTGCTCAAGGAGTCCGGAGCCGTACGGGTCGTCGGTCTAGGCGTGACGACGGCGCTGTCACCTGTCGGCCGCCACGACTCCCTGGCGGATCTGCAGGCGTACGAGCAGCTCGACGTCCAGGCGCTCGGCAAACTGCTCTACGCGTGCCTGGTGAGCCGCTGGCCCGGCGCACAGGTCGACGGACTGCGCGCTGCACCGACCGAGCACGGGCGGTTGCTGCGCCCGCGTCAGGTGCGCGCCGGTGTTGCCCGTGACGTCGACACCGTCGCCGACCGCATTCTCGGAGTTCCGCCCCTCCACCACGAGTCTCCGCTCCGCAGTGCCGCAGACATCGCCCGCACACTGCGGCTGTCTGGCGAGGACGAAGAAGTGCACGACGAGCAACCAAGCCTCACGGGCATTTCGTCACCCGATCTCCTGCGCCTCGACCCCGTCATCCGTCCGGTCGGGCCACCCCCCGGGCTTGAGCCGCCACGACGTCGCCCCAAGGCGTACGAGCCGGCTCCCCCGACCACCATGGAACGCAATGTCGAGCGCGCCCGCCTGGCTGCGAAGGGCGACCGCGGACTGGTCCTGCTCGGCGTTGGTGTGGTGGTGCTGATCGCGACCGTGCTCGCCTTCCTGGTCGGCCGCTCGACGAATGACAGCCCTAGCGACGCGATCGACGAGTCCTCGCCCATCCGGATCCTTCCGGTGCAACGCGTGGGTGACTTTGATCCCTTCGGCGACGACGGTGAGGAGAACCCCGGACTCGCGCGACGCGCTATCGACGGCAAGCTCATCACTGGGTGGCAGACGTCCAACTACCTCGGATCGGCATCGCTCGGTGGACTCAAGGACGGCGTCGGCCTCGTATTCGACCTCGGCGGGCCTCGGGAGGTCGACAGTGTGCGCATTCTGCTCGGCGGCACGCCAACCGACCTGTCGATCTATATCGCCCCTCCCGATGAGAAGAAGGTCCCGCGAACGCTGAAGGACCTCAGGCAGGTGGCGGTGCTCGATGGCGCCGGTGTGGACGCTTCCATGTCGCTCGAATCAGGCGAGGTGACCCGCTATCTGATCGTGTGGCTCAGGAAGGTTCCTGAGGTCGAACCCGGGTCCTTCAGAGGCGAGATTCGGGAAGTTGTCATCCGCGGACGGTCCTAG
- a CDS encoding ParB/RepB/Spo0J family partition protein, with the protein MAATRRGLGRGLEALIPSGPEEAKASGLQQIEGARFAELPLDQVVPNPRQPRQVFDEDHMAELVHSIKEVGLLQPVVVREVAKDRYELIMGERRWRAHGLAGKDTIGAIIRDTSDEDLLRDALLENLHRSNLNPLEEASAYQQLLEDFGCTHDELATRIGRSRPQISNTIRLLKLTPAVQRRVAAGVLSAGHARALVGIENTEIQDRLATRVVAEGLSVRALEEIVAVGPKATKEARKVRPTMSAPKLADLAERLSERYDTRVKVDLGRSKGRITVEFATLEDLERIVDMMDPKGNK; encoded by the coding sequence ATGGCCGCGACACGTCGAGGACTCGGACGCGGTCTTGAAGCTCTGATCCCTTCTGGTCCTGAAGAGGCCAAGGCATCAGGACTCCAGCAGATCGAGGGAGCCAGGTTCGCCGAGCTTCCTCTCGATCAGGTGGTGCCCAACCCCAGACAGCCACGACAGGTCTTCGACGAAGACCACATGGCAGAGCTCGTCCACTCCATCAAGGAGGTCGGACTTCTCCAGCCGGTCGTCGTCCGCGAGGTCGCCAAGGATCGCTACGAGCTGATCATGGGCGAGCGTCGTTGGCGAGCCCATGGCCTGGCTGGCAAGGACACCATCGGTGCCATCATCCGGGACACCTCGGATGAGGACCTGCTTCGAGACGCACTCCTGGAGAACCTCCACCGATCCAACCTGAACCCTTTGGAAGAGGCTTCGGCCTATCAGCAGCTGCTGGAAGATTTCGGCTGCACCCATGACGAGCTGGCGACCCGCATCGGTCGTTCGCGTCCTCAGATCAGCAACACCATCCGGCTCCTCAAGCTGACCCCGGCAGTCCAGCGACGTGTCGCTGCTGGCGTTCTGTCGGCCGGCCATGCCCGAGCTTTGGTGGGTATCGAGAACACCGAGATCCAAGATCGACTGGCGACTCGAGTCGTTGCCGAAGGGCTCTCGGTACGTGCTCTTGAAGAGATCGTGGCGGTCGGTCCGAAGGCCACCAAGGAAGCTCGGAAGGTCAGGCCGACCATGTCGGCCCCGAAGCTCGCCGACCTCGCAGAGCGGCTCTCAGAGCGCTACGACACTCGGGTGAAGGTCGACCTCGGCCGGTCCAAGGGACGCATCACTGTCGAGTTCGCAACGCTCGAGGACCTCGAGCGCATCGTCGACATGATGGATCCAAAAGGCAACAAGTAG
- the rsmG gene encoding 16S rRNA (guanine(527)-N(7))-methyltransferase RsmG, whose amino-acid sequence MSSDERPDVSRETPPSSAAGVFSSQLPVAEQYADLLATEGVVRGLIGPREVPRLWDRHILNSAVVLPRVPQGATVADVGTGAGLPGLVWAIARPDLKVTLIEPLLRRTTFLDEAVVKLGLANVTVLRARAEDVKETYDVVTARAVAPMDKLGRWCLPLVRKGGVLLALKGRTAEEEVKASTATLHRLGATTIVVSTYGEADNPTTVVEVTK is encoded by the coding sequence ATGAGCTCTGACGAGCGCCCCGATGTTTCACGTGAAACACCCCCGTCGTCCGCGGCGGGGGTGTTCTCGTCACAACTCCCTGTGGCGGAGCAGTACGCAGATCTTCTCGCCACCGAAGGCGTTGTGCGTGGGCTGATTGGTCCGCGCGAGGTTCCGCGCCTGTGGGACCGCCACATCCTCAACTCAGCCGTCGTTCTCCCGCGTGTGCCTCAGGGAGCCACCGTGGCGGACGTGGGCACCGGTGCGGGCCTTCCAGGCCTGGTGTGGGCGATTGCTCGCCCTGACCTGAAGGTGACGCTGATCGAGCCCCTGCTGCGCCGTACGACCTTCCTGGACGAGGCTGTGGTGAAGCTGGGGCTCGCGAACGTGACTGTCCTGCGCGCACGAGCAGAAGACGTCAAGGAGACATACGACGTGGTGACGGCCCGTGCGGTGGCGCCCATGGACAAGCTGGGTCGCTGGTGCCTTCCATTGGTCCGCAAGGGCGGTGTTCTCCTCGCCCTGAAGGGGCGTACGGCCGAAGAAGAAGTAAAGGCTTCGACGGCGACCCTTCACCGACTGGGCGCGACGACTATCGTGGTCTCGACGTACGGGGAAGCTGACAACCCCACGACCGTGGTGGAGGTGACCAAATGA
- the murJ gene encoding murein biosynthesis integral membrane protein MurJ, translated as MTDAGIARASAWMALGTIFSRITGLLRMLLLVFVIGKSLDADIFDTANTIPNALYILVAGGIFNVVLVPQLVRSMKQDPDGGDAYANRVITLGLLVLATATAILMIAVPLLLHVFYDGELFSAANAEQRESAQLLMLLCMPQVFFYGAFVLVGQVLNARQRFGPMMWAPIVNNLAAIAVLIVYAMVFGSSDGVDGFTTSQALLIGLGSTAAIALQTAVLVPFLRQAGFHFKPRFDFRGVGLSHTLRLALWTLGFIVVNQIAYIVIIRLGNRATLEGAANGEDAAGSYVYGLGFLVSQVPHGVITVSLATAIIPMLSSFAADREFGRFRIELARTVRLALVIIVPLAVAIACLGQQIATITNLAGNLEGGSTAIGWAIQAFSIAMVAFTVHYLMLRGFYANEDTRTPFYIQVVIAAVNIVAAVALTSLVEPARVAMMLAFAFGIAYVVGSILSTTLLGRTVGSVIDREMLVFAGKLVVAAGVAAVAMLASAAGLESAGLDQSKPSGGLPTAIIAGTGGATAFVIATKLLRMDQLSYLVKTLRRRA; from the coding sequence ATGACTGACGCCGGCATCGCACGCGCGAGCGCCTGGATGGCGCTCGGCACGATCTTCTCCCGCATCACCGGTCTGCTACGGATGCTGCTGCTGGTATTCGTGATCGGCAAATCGCTCGATGCCGACATCTTCGACACAGCCAACACGATCCCGAACGCGCTCTACATCCTCGTCGCCGGCGGCATCTTCAACGTTGTCCTGGTGCCGCAGCTTGTCCGCAGCATGAAACAGGACCCCGACGGCGGCGATGCGTACGCAAACCGTGTCATCACCCTCGGTCTGCTCGTCCTCGCCACCGCGACGGCGATCCTGATGATCGCTGTCCCCCTGCTACTGCACGTCTTCTATGACGGCGAGCTGTTCTCGGCTGCCAACGCCGAGCAGCGCGAGTCCGCCCAGCTCCTCATGCTGCTGTGCATGCCGCAGGTCTTCTTCTACGGCGCGTTCGTCCTGGTCGGCCAGGTGCTCAACGCCCGCCAGCGGTTCGGACCGATGATGTGGGCGCCAATCGTCAACAACCTTGCTGCCATTGCAGTACTTATCGTCTACGCGATGGTCTTCGGTTCGTCCGACGGAGTCGATGGATTCACGACCTCACAGGCGCTATTGATCGGCCTCGGATCTACGGCCGCCATTGCCTTGCAGACAGCCGTGCTGGTCCCATTTCTTCGCCAGGCCGGCTTCCATTTCAAGCCTCGCTTCGACTTCCGTGGTGTGGGCCTGAGCCACACTCTGCGCCTCGCCCTGTGGACGCTCGGCTTCATCGTGGTGAACCAAATCGCCTACATCGTGATCATCCGGCTCGGCAACCGGGCGACCCTCGAAGGCGCCGCCAACGGCGAGGATGCCGCCGGTTCGTACGTCTACGGCCTCGGCTTCTTGGTCAGTCAGGTTCCGCACGGGGTCATCACCGTCTCGCTGGCAACCGCGATCATCCCGATGTTGTCGAGCTTTGCCGCCGACCGTGAGTTCGGTCGCTTCCGCATCGAGTTGGCCCGCACCGTGCGCCTGGCGCTCGTCATTATTGTTCCCCTTGCCGTGGCCATTGCGTGCCTCGGACAGCAGATCGCGACGATCACCAACCTTGCCGGAAACCTCGAGGGCGGCTCGACCGCGATCGGATGGGCTATCCAGGCGTTCTCGATCGCGATGGTCGCCTTCACCGTGCACTACTTGATGCTGCGCGGCTTCTACGCCAACGAGGACACCCGTACGCCGTTCTACATCCAGGTCGTCATCGCCGCGGTCAACATCGTCGCGGCGGTCGCATTGACGTCGCTGGTCGAGCCGGCACGCGTCGCCATGATGCTCGCGTTCGCCTTCGGCATTGCCTACGTAGTCGGCTCGATCCTGTCGACAACACTCCTTGGCCGAACCGTTGGATCCGTGATCGATCGCGAGATGCTCGTCTTTGCTGGCAAGCTCGTCGTTGCAGCCGGCGTGGCCGCCGTCGCGATGCTCGCCAGCGCGGCAGGTCTCGAATCAGCGGGTCTGGACCAGTCCAAACCGTCCGGCGGATTGCCGACAGCGATCATCGCGGGTACCGGCGGCGCTACTGCCTTCGTGATCGCGACCAAGCTCCTGCGGATGGACCAACTGTCGTACCTCGTGAAAACCCTGCGCCGCCGGGCCTGA
- the trxA gene encoding thioredoxin: MAEGTLAAVTDANFDELVLNAEGPVLVDFWASWCGPCRQLAPILEEIATEKGEKLTILKMDADANPVTPAKYRVTGLPTMNLYYKGEVVRSLVGVRPKSAILSELEEHTA; this comes from the coding sequence ATGGCAGAAGGCACTCTCGCGGCCGTAACGGACGCCAACTTCGACGAGCTCGTCCTCAATGCTGAGGGCCCCGTGCTTGTCGACTTCTGGGCCAGCTGGTGCGGCCCGTGTCGTCAGCTCGCTCCGATCCTCGAAGAGATCGCGACCGAGAAGGGCGAGAAGTTGACGATCCTCAAGATGGACGCGGACGCCAACCCGGTCACGCCGGCCAAGTACCGGGTCACCGGTCTTCCGACGATGAACCTCTACTACAAGGGTGAAGTTGTCCGATCGCTCGTGGGCGTTCGTCCCAAGTCCGCGATCCTCAGTGAGCTCGAAGAGCACACTGCCTGA
- a CDS encoding AAA family ATPase, with protein MNSPAPSAASYGATPVPSHDASTPLAAEAQEHVELAQRVSEAQRFDRPEQTRVFVVANQKGGVGKTTTTVNIAAALAMRGLRVLVIDLDPQGNTSTALNIPHQEGTPGVYEAIVDGTDLDELVRPCPDIEGLTVLPASIDLAGAEIELVSLVARESRLDRALQAYLKDCVEAGDRIDYVLIDCPPSLGLLTVNAMVAGREVLIPIQCEYYALEGLGQLVRNIELIRSHLNPKLEITTILLTMFDARTRLSSGVAEEVRAYFADKVLKTAIPRSVRISEAPSYQQSVLTYDGASSGALSYLEAAREITIASSKESS; from the coding sequence GTGAACTCACCCGCACCATCGGCCGCGTCCTACGGCGCCACACCCGTGCCGAGCCATGACGCCTCCACTCCGTTGGCCGCGGAGGCCCAGGAGCACGTAGAACTGGCCCAGCGCGTGTCCGAGGCGCAACGCTTCGATAGGCCCGAGCAAACCCGTGTCTTCGTCGTGGCGAACCAGAAGGGTGGCGTTGGCAAGACCACGACTACCGTCAACATCGCTGCTGCGCTGGCTATGCGTGGACTTCGGGTGCTGGTCATCGATCTCGATCCACAGGGCAACACCTCAACAGCGCTGAACATCCCTCACCAAGAGGGCACGCCTGGTGTCTACGAGGCGATCGTTGACGGCACGGATCTCGACGAGCTCGTACGCCCGTGCCCCGACATTGAGGGTCTGACGGTTCTGCCGGCTTCGATCGACCTCGCTGGCGCCGAGATCGAGCTCGTGTCGCTGGTTGCTCGTGAGTCCCGCCTCGACCGTGCCCTGCAGGCCTATCTCAAGGATTGCGTGGAAGCGGGCGACCGAATCGACTATGTGCTGATCGACTGCCCGCCGTCGCTGGGCCTGCTGACCGTCAATGCGATGGTGGCTGGCCGCGAGGTACTCATTCCCATCCAGTGCGAGTACTACGCGCTCGAGGGTCTTGGTCAGTTGGTGCGCAACATCGAACTGATCCGGTCGCACCTCAATCCCAAGCTTGAGATCACCACGATCCTTCTGACGATGTTTGATGCGCGCACGCGGCTGTCATCCGGCGTTGCCGAAGAGGTGCGCGCCTACTTCGCCGACAAGGTACTCAAGACCGCGATACCCAGATCGGTGCGGATCTCTGAGGCACCGAGCTATCAGCAGTCTGTGCTGACCTATGACGGTGCATCGTCTGGTGCGCTGTCCTATCTCGAGGCGGCTCGTGAAATCACGATCGCCAGTTCCAAGGAGAGCAGCTGA
- the yidC gene encoding membrane protein insertase YidC: MFGFLGDIGSAIMTPLYYAVSAVLLAWHRAFQALGLPEHSGWTWALAIVGLTITIRAALIPLFVRQIKSSRNMQLLQPQIKELQKKYAHDREKLTQEQMKLWKETGTNPFASCLPLILQMPIFFALFRTIDRATHGDPKGFLSIGDAASLENAKLLGAKIADTFLKTELTETRILTMTLVVAMCITQFTTQRQLMSKNMPADAMSGPYAQQQKMLLYVLPVVFAVGGVAFPLGVLIYWTTSNLWTMGQQFYVIRRNPAPGTPAFKAKQDRDKARGKTVAEDPLKNPEIEAPKPAPRAQPKNQPRSQRKKASPPAKPQQPKKKPDITAKDPEKDV; the protein is encoded by the coding sequence ATGTTCGGCTTCCTAGGCGACATCGGATCGGCCATCATGACGCCGCTCTACTACGCCGTCTCCGCAGTGCTGCTGGCTTGGCACCGTGCATTTCAGGCACTCGGCCTGCCCGAGCACTCAGGCTGGACCTGGGCGCTGGCCATCGTTGGTCTGACGATCACGATCCGCGCTGCGCTGATCCCGCTGTTCGTGCGGCAGATCAAGTCGAGCCGCAACATGCAGCTCCTGCAGCCGCAGATCAAGGAGCTTCAGAAGAAGTACGCACACGATCGCGAGAAGCTGACCCAGGAGCAGATGAAGCTCTGGAAGGAAACCGGCACCAACCCGTTTGCCTCGTGCCTCCCGTTGATCCTGCAGATGCCGATCTTCTTCGCGCTGTTCCGCACGATTGATCGCGCGACTCACGGTGACCCGAAGGGCTTCCTGAGCATTGGCGACGCTGCTTCGCTCGAGAACGCCAAACTGCTCGGCGCCAAGATTGCCGACACGTTCCTCAAGACGGAACTGACTGAGACGCGCATCCTCACGATGACGCTGGTCGTCGCGATGTGCATCACCCAGTTCACGACTCAGCGTCAACTGATGTCCAAGAACATGCCCGCTGATGCAATGAGCGGTCCGTACGCGCAGCAGCAGAAGATGCTCCTCTACGTACTCCCAGTCGTCTTTGCCGTCGGTGGTGTGGCCTTCCCCCTCGGCGTCCTCATCTACTGGACCACGTCGAACCTCTGGACCATGGGTCAGCAGTTCTACGTGATCCGCCGCAACCCGGCGCCCGGTACGCCTGCATTCAAGGCGAAGCAGGACCGTGACAAGGCACGCGGCAAGACCGTGGCCGAAGACCCGCTGAAGAACCCCGAGATCGAGGCTCCCAAGCCCGCGCCACGTGCGCAGCCGAAGAACCAGCCGCGCAGCCAGCGCAAGAAGGCCTCGCCGCCGGCGAAGCCACAGCAGCCAAAGAAGAAGCCGGACATCACGGCCAAGGATCCAGAGAAGGACGTCTGA
- the rnpA gene encoding ribonuclease P protein component: MRTGEDFRHTIRRGAKGVQPTLVTHVVPGTGGPTSVGFVVSKAVGSAVDRNRVKRQLRHLMRERVTSLPPGTKVVVRALPSSAGSPSSTLASELDLALSRSGAR; encoded by the coding sequence CGCACCGGGGAGGACTTCCGGCACACGATTCGTCGTGGGGCCAAAGGCGTACAACCCACCCTTGTCACACATGTCGTTCCAGGAACCGGCGGACCCACGTCCGTCGGTTTCGTCGTGAGCAAAGCCGTCGGATCTGCCGTTGACCGCAACCGGGTCAAGCGTCAATTGCGGCACCTGATGCGGGAGAGGGTCACCTCGCTTCCGCCTGGCACGAAGGTCGTTGTGCGGGCATTACCGTCGAGCGCTGGGTCACCCTCGTCGACGCTCGCGAGTGAACTCGACCTGGCACTGTCGCGAAGCGGTGCCCGATGA